A single genomic interval of Pseudomonadota bacterium harbors:
- the paaJ gene encoding phenylacetate-CoA oxygenase subunit PaaJ, with protein MTADSKTRKTTQEVRDLLKQVQDPELPGISIVDLGMVREVCVAGHGSVRVDITPTYSGCPALKLIEDQVLAVLAAGGFSNVVMNTVFSPAWTTDWLSDDAAAKLRTMGIAPPGPVPAERPQRNPLLRLRVLPADEPVPCPWCGSSSTALRSRFGATACKALHYCDGCQQPFEHFKPL; from the coding sequence ATGACCGCGGATAGCAAGACACGGAAGACCACGCAGGAGGTTCGCGATCTCCTCAAGCAGGTACAGGACCCGGAGCTTCCAGGCATCAGCATCGTGGACCTGGGCATGGTCCGCGAGGTGTGTGTCGCCGGCCACGGCAGCGTCAGGGTCGACATCACGCCAACCTACTCCGGCTGTCCGGCGCTGAAGCTGATCGAAGACCAGGTCCTCGCGGTCCTCGCTGCAGGCGGTTTCTCGAACGTCGTCATGAATACGGTCTTTTCGCCGGCCTGGACCACCGACTGGCTGAGCGACGACGCTGCCGCGAAGCTGCGAACCATGGGCATCGCGCCGCCCGGTCCCGTGCCTGCCGAGCGACCGCAGCGCAATCCCCTGTTGCGTTTGCGTGTCTTGCCTGCCGATGAGCCGGTGCCCTGCCCCTGGTGCGGGTCCAGCAGCACAGCGCTACGCAGCCGGTTCGGCGCCACCGCCTGCAAGGCGCTGCACTACTGCGACGGCTGTCAGCAACCCTTCGAGCACTTCAAGCCGCTGTAG
- the paaA gene encoding 1,2-phenylacetyl-CoA epoxidase subunit A: MSDMPATEPSEKERAFQARIDAGLKVEPKDWMPDAYRKQLIRMMSQHAHSEYVGMLPEGNWITRAPSLRRKLALLAKVQDEAGHGLYLYSATETLGVGRKELLEALLSGRAKYSNIFNYPSLSWADIGMIGWLVDGAAIINQTMLARCSYGPYARAMVRICKEESFHHKQGFEIVAKMAKGSPKQKHMAQDALNRWWWPSLMMFGPSDKDSPHSAVLLKWRVKRRSNDELRQRFVDTRAVQARLVGLRIPDPDLRYDPKTGHWHYGPIDWDEFFRVIKGGGPCNRDRLRARRKAHEQGAWVRQAAAAYARKRAPQQEAGSTRKTGNDVDQRR; encoded by the coding sequence ATGAGCGACATGCCTGCGACCGAGCCGTCCGAAAAAGAGCGCGCGTTTCAGGCCCGTATCGATGCCGGTTTGAAGGTCGAGCCCAAGGACTGGATGCCTGATGCCTACCGCAAGCAGCTGATCCGGATGATGTCGCAGCACGCGCATTCCGAGTACGTGGGCATGCTGCCAGAAGGCAACTGGATTACCCGGGCTCCATCGCTGCGTCGCAAGCTTGCCCTGCTGGCCAAGGTCCAGGACGAAGCCGGACACGGCTTGTATCTGTACAGCGCAACCGAAACGCTGGGGGTCGGCCGGAAGGAGCTGCTGGAAGCGCTCTTGAGCGGCCGAGCCAAATACTCGAATATCTTCAACTATCCGAGCCTGAGCTGGGCGGATATCGGCATGATTGGCTGGCTTGTGGACGGGGCGGCGATCATCAACCAGACCATGCTCGCGCGCTGCTCCTACGGCCCGTACGCGCGTGCCATGGTCCGTATCTGCAAGGAAGAGAGCTTCCACCACAAACAAGGGTTCGAGATCGTGGCGAAGATGGCCAAGGGCTCGCCCAAGCAGAAACACATGGCGCAGGATGCGCTCAACCGCTGGTGGTGGCCGTCGCTCATGATGTTCGGCCCTTCCGACAAGGACTCGCCCCACAGCGCCGTCTTGCTCAAGTGGCGCGTCAAGCGCCGCTCGAACGACGAGCTGCGGCAACGCTTCGTTGACACGCGTGCGGTTCAAGCACGTCTGGTCGGCCTTCGGATCCCGGATCCGGACCTGCGCTACGATCCGAAGACCGGCCATTGGCACTACGGTCCGATCGACTGGGACGAGTTCTTCCGCGTGATCAAGGGCGGGGGACCCTGCAACCGGGATCGGCTGCGGGCTCGCCGCAAGGCGCACGAGCAAGGGGCTTGGGTACGGCAGGCCGCCGCTGCGTATGCCCGGAAGCGAGCGCCCCAGCAGGAAGCCGGCAGCACAAGGAAAACAGGCAACGATGTCGACCAACGACGGTGA
- the purL gene encoding phosphoribosylformylglycinamidine synthase subunit PurL, translating to MTAHDKREPAVSKELAQSFGLSQSEWERIAGLLGRLPSYTELGVFSVMWSEHCSYKSSRVHLKRLPVSGPNVVQGPGENAGAVDLGDGFCAVFKMESHNHPSFIEPYQGAATGVGGILRDVFTMGARPVASLNSLRFGSPSHPKTPGLLKGVVAGIGGYGNCIGVPTVGGELQFDSSYDGNILVNAFTLGIARTSRLFFGRAEGIGNPLIYVGAKTGRDGIHGATMASAEFDKASEAKLPTVQVGDPFMEKLLLEACLEIFERDCLEGIQDMGAAGLTSSSVEMAARAGTGVRLDLDRIPRRAKGMTPYELLLSESQERMLLVAKRGREHEIFEVCSKWDLDAVIVGQVTEGGRFVCTATPGHDPLDGEPPRCDPELVVDLPVGALTGDAPQYHRPARAPVARPCAGSDQPSPDPGNAAADLLALLGSPNLGSRQWVWRQYDHVVRDGSVLRPGQADAAVVRVFCGNGPRAPQKYLALSVDCNGRHVKLDPYNGAAMAVAECCRNVACCGAEPLGLTDCLNFGSPENPEVMWQFTRAVDGLRDACLALGVPVVSGNVSFYNETEGQAILPTPTVAVVGQLADPADRLCSAFRCEGDLVAQLGAPALGQLGGSEWLAQRVGRLCGQALAISLEQEARLQRLLLELARARLLRSAHDISDGGFLVCLAECCIGAGLGCALELAPETRAAALFSEEPSRVLVSLPSHQHEQVRQASERHGIAYTELGHVVGHELRIEGVLEVPVADLQRVHAACLDAVVGSAA from the coding sequence ATGACAGCTCACGACAAGAGAGAGCCGGCGGTCAGCAAGGAGCTCGCGCAGAGCTTCGGTCTCAGCCAGAGCGAGTGGGAGCGCATCGCGGGCCTGCTGGGACGTTTGCCGAGCTACACCGAGCTCGGCGTCTTCAGCGTCATGTGGTCGGAGCATTGTTCCTACAAGTCCTCGCGTGTCCACCTGAAGCGACTCCCTGTGAGCGGCCCCAACGTGGTGCAGGGTCCGGGCGAGAATGCGGGAGCCGTGGACCTCGGCGACGGTTTCTGCGCCGTGTTCAAGATGGAATCGCACAACCACCCCTCGTTCATCGAGCCGTATCAGGGGGCCGCCACGGGGGTAGGCGGGATTTTGCGTGATGTGTTTACGATGGGCGCCCGTCCGGTGGCGTCGCTCAATTCGCTGCGCTTCGGCAGCCCTTCGCATCCCAAGACGCCCGGTCTGCTCAAAGGTGTCGTGGCCGGTATCGGCGGTTATGGCAACTGCATCGGCGTGCCCACGGTAGGTGGGGAGCTGCAGTTCGACTCGAGCTACGACGGCAACATCCTGGTCAACGCGTTTACGCTGGGCATAGCGCGTACGAGCCGGCTGTTCTTCGGGCGCGCCGAGGGCATTGGCAATCCGCTGATCTATGTGGGCGCCAAGACCGGGCGCGACGGCATCCACGGCGCCACCATGGCTTCGGCCGAGTTCGACAAGGCCAGCGAGGCCAAGCTGCCCACGGTGCAGGTGGGCGATCCCTTCATGGAGAAGCTGCTGCTCGAAGCCTGTCTGGAGATCTTCGAGCGCGACTGCCTCGAGGGGATTCAGGATATGGGCGCAGCCGGGCTCACGTCTTCTTCGGTCGAGATGGCGGCGCGCGCCGGAACCGGTGTGAGGCTCGACCTCGATCGCATACCGAGGCGCGCGAAGGGCATGACCCCTTACGAGCTGCTGCTGTCGGAAAGCCAGGAACGCATGCTGCTCGTCGCCAAGCGGGGGCGCGAGCACGAGATCTTCGAGGTCTGCTCCAAGTGGGATCTGGACGCGGTGATCGTCGGCCAGGTCACAGAAGGTGGTCGCTTCGTGTGCACGGCCACCCCTGGACACGACCCGCTGGACGGCGAGCCGCCGCGCTGCGATCCCGAGCTCGTGGTCGACCTGCCAGTGGGCGCATTGACCGGCGACGCGCCACAGTACCACAGGCCGGCGCGCGCACCCGTAGCGCGCCCTTGTGCCGGCAGCGACCAGCCCAGCCCGGATCCAGGCAATGCGGCGGCGGACTTGCTCGCGCTGCTTGGCTCTCCGAATCTCGGAAGCCGCCAGTGGGTGTGGCGCCAGTACGACCACGTGGTGCGGGACGGGAGCGTGCTGCGTCCGGGACAGGCGGATGCGGCCGTGGTGCGCGTGTTCTGCGGCAACGGGCCCCGGGCGCCGCAGAAGTACCTGGCGCTTTCCGTTGACTGCAACGGCCGCCACGTCAAGCTGGATCCGTACAACGGAGCCGCCATGGCCGTGGCCGAGTGCTGCCGCAACGTGGCTTGCTGCGGGGCCGAGCCGCTCGGGCTCACCGACTGCCTCAACTTCGGCAGCCCCGAGAACCCCGAGGTCATGTGGCAGTTCACGCGGGCGGTGGACGGCCTGCGCGATGCGTGCCTCGCACTGGGTGTGCCGGTCGTCTCGGGCAATGTCAGCTTCTACAACGAGACCGAGGGGCAAGCGATCCTGCCCACGCCAACCGTGGCGGTCGTGGGTCAGCTCGCGGACCCGGCCGATCGTCTGTGCAGCGCCTTTCGGTGCGAGGGGGATCTGGTGGCGCAGCTTGGCGCGCCCGCGTTGGGACAGCTCGGCGGCTCGGAATGGCTCGCCCAGCGCGTTGGCCGACTCTGCGGGCAGGCGCTTGCTATCTCGCTCGAGCAGGAAGCGCGCCTGCAGCGGCTGTTGCTCGAGCTCGCTCGAGCGCGGCTGCTGCGCAGCGCGCACGACATCAGCGACGGTGGCTTCTTGGTCTGCCTTGCAGAGTGCTGCATCGGCGCAGGTCTTGGCTGCGCGCTCGAGCTCGCTCCGGAGACGCGCGCGGCTGCCCTGTTCAGCGAAGAACCGTCGCGCGTGCTCGTGAGCCTGCCCAGCCACCAGCACGAGCAGGTGCGGCAGGCTAGCGAACGCCACGGGATCGCGTACACCGAGCTCGGTCACGTGGTCGGCCACGAGTTGCGCATCGAGGGCGTCCTGGAAGTGCCTGTGGCCGACCTGCAGCGGGTCCACGCGGCCTGCCTGGATGCGGTCGTGGGCTCGGCCGCTTGA
- a CDS encoding DUF3501 family protein — translation MRKVERSELLPLGEYEVVRARFRNRVIALKRARRVQLGQHLSLVFENHDTVLLQIQEMLRAERITDNDAIAHELETYNELIPEPGALSATLFVEYEDRVERRRKARQLSDLEQHLFLIFGAQRVRARFRRQPGEEPGRTPAVNYVTFEVSEAAQRELNNPGALVAIEVIHPHYTSRMVISAATRQQLLADLGNHAN, via the coding sequence ATGCGCAAGGTTGAACGGTCGGAATTGTTGCCTCTCGGCGAGTACGAGGTCGTGCGTGCGCGCTTTCGCAACCGGGTGATCGCGCTCAAGCGCGCCCGCCGGGTGCAGCTGGGCCAGCACCTGTCGCTGGTCTTCGAGAATCACGACACCGTGCTCTTGCAGATTCAAGAGATGCTGCGTGCGGAACGGATCACGGACAACGACGCGATCGCCCACGAGCTCGAAACCTACAACGAGCTGATCCCCGAGCCCGGAGCGCTCTCGGCGACGCTGTTTGTCGAATACGAGGACCGCGTCGAGCGCCGGCGCAAGGCCCGTCAACTCTCGGACCTGGAGCAGCACCTTTTTCTGATCTTCGGGGCGCAACGCGTGCGTGCCCGTTTCAGGCGCCAGCCCGGAGAAGAGCCCGGCCGCACCCCTGCCGTCAACTACGTAACGTTCGAGGTCTCGGAAGCGGCCCAGCGCGAGCTGAACAACCCCGGCGCGCTGGTAGCCATCGAGGTGATCCACCCGCACTACACCTCGCGCATGGTGATCAGCGCCGCCACCCGCCAGCAGCTGCTCGCGGATCTCGGCAACCACGCGAACTAG
- a CDS encoding transcriptional repressor produces the protein MRRATAALREAGFKLTPQRLAIVRCLARDPGHPSAQRLYERLRREFPSMAFATVYNTLATLVSLGQCRQLSLAGASRFDPNPVPHDHAQCDRCGIIYDVARPAAVGEPAAGELASVLAHFTVDRVETIYRGLCQRCGEATPTTEKSTCSSPNSGCPILGDNDTVNTTGQGEP, from the coding sequence GTGCGGCGCGCGACAGCGGCGCTGCGTGAAGCCGGATTCAAGCTGACGCCGCAACGGCTCGCCATCGTTCGATGCCTGGCACGGGACCCTGGCCACCCCAGCGCACAGAGGCTTTACGAACGTTTGCGGCGCGAGTTTCCCTCCATGGCGTTCGCCACCGTCTACAATACCCTCGCGACACTGGTTTCGCTGGGCCAGTGCAGGCAGCTCAGTCTTGCGGGCGCGTCGCGTTTCGATCCGAACCCTGTCCCGCACGACCACGCCCAGTGCGACCGCTGCGGGATCATCTACGACGTGGCGCGCCCAGCAGCCGTGGGCGAGCCAGCCGCGGGCGAGCTGGCGAGCGTGCTTGCTCACTTCACTGTGGATCGTGTCGAAACGATCTACCGGGGGCTGTGCCAGCGCTGCGGCGAGGCCACGCCAACCACCGAGAAGTCAACTTGCAGTAGTCCCAACTCCGGATGCCCGATTCTGGGCGACAACGACACCGTCAACACGACGGGGCAAGGAGAGCCATGA
- the paaC gene encoding phenylacetate-CoA oxygenase subunit PaaC, which translates to MTRRYTPDTLPGELRPSVFEYLLRLGDDSLILGHRLSEWCGHAPILEEDIAISNVALDRIGQASHLLKLAGQIEGSGRSEDDLAFFRDETDFRNLQLVELPKGDYGFTIARQLLFDSYSVLLFDQLRSSRLEPLAGIAAKALKECRYHVRHAREWMLRFGDGTEESHQRAQQALDTLWPYTAELFCSDSIEQAIAAAGVGPLGSSLEADWREGIEAVIAEATLKLPPEDLRLGGGRSGLHSEHLGHLLAEMQILPRSYPGLCWG; encoded by the coding sequence ATGACCCGCAGGTACACGCCGGATACCTTGCCCGGCGAGCTCAGGCCGAGCGTGTTCGAGTACCTTCTGCGGCTGGGGGACGACAGCCTGATCCTGGGTCATCGCCTATCCGAATGGTGCGGCCACGCGCCGATCCTCGAAGAAGACATCGCCATCAGCAACGTGGCGCTGGATCGGATCGGTCAAGCGAGCCACCTGTTGAAGCTGGCCGGACAGATCGAAGGCAGCGGCCGGAGCGAAGACGATCTGGCGTTCTTCAGGGACGAAACCGACTTCCGCAATCTGCAGCTGGTCGAGCTTCCCAAGGGCGACTACGGCTTCACCATCGCTCGCCAGCTGCTGTTCGACAGTTACAGCGTGCTGCTGTTCGACCAGCTGCGCTCGAGCCGCCTCGAGCCGCTGGCCGGCATCGCTGCCAAGGCGCTCAAGGAGTGCCGCTACCACGTGCGCCACGCCCGGGAGTGGATGCTGCGCTTCGGCGACGGAACCGAGGAGAGCCACCAGCGCGCCCAGCAGGCCCTGGACACGCTCTGGCCCTACACCGCGGAGCTCTTCTGCTCGGATAGCATCGAGCAAGCGATCGCAGCGGCCGGCGTGGGTCCCCTGGGCAGTTCGTTGGAGGCCGATTGGCGGGAGGGCATCGAGGCGGTAATCGCCGAGGCTACCCTGAAGCTGCCGCCGGAAGACCTGCGCCTCGGTGGCGGCCGCAGCGGGCTGCACAGCGAGCATCTCGGGCATCTGCTTGCCGAGATGCAGATCCTGCCGCGCTCGTACCCAGGGTTGTGCTGGGGGTAG
- a CDS encoding DUF2961 domain-containing protein has translation MADFDGLGMNLGNLSRLSSAKSRSISAENFTGEPGKGGMATQGTGAVPARGLGQGWKISPSIEIPPEGSFVLADIHEPGAIQQIWITTIGPRKRDLILRMHWDGQDQPSVEVPIGDFFCCGLEDYAQVTSLPVCVNPGLAFNCFWEMPYRKCARITLENRDPLQAAIVYYQISYTETSVPEDCAYFHAQFRRSNPVGYKELHTLVDGVQGHGHYVGTYMARGVNNSGWWGEGEIKFFLDDDTDFPTICGTGTEDYFLGAFNFDVGVAVKGRDSAYAEYTTAYAGVPEIQRPDGVYRSQQRFGMYRWHIVDPVRFEKRLKVDIQALGWRDFGHWGGDSGQRRYLPLQDDISTVAFWYQTLPTVPFPRLPDRDFLEVN, from the coding sequence ATGGCGGATTTTGATGGGTTGGGTATGAATCTGGGCAATCTATCGCGGTTGTCGTCGGCCAAGAGCCGTTCGATCTCAGCTGAGAATTTCACCGGCGAGCCTGGGAAGGGAGGCATGGCAACCCAGGGGACGGGCGCTGTGCCGGCTCGGGGCTTGGGCCAGGGGTGGAAGATCTCGCCGTCAATCGAGATCCCGCCGGAGGGGAGTTTCGTGCTGGCGGATATCCACGAGCCCGGCGCCATTCAGCAGATTTGGATCACAACCATCGGTCCAAGGAAGCGCGACTTGATCCTACGCATGCATTGGGATGGGCAGGATCAGCCCTCCGTAGAGGTGCCCATTGGCGATTTTTTTTGCTGTGGGCTGGAAGATTATGCTCAGGTTACGTCGTTGCCGGTGTGTGTAAACCCGGGGCTTGCCTTCAATTGCTTTTGGGAAATGCCCTATCGGAAGTGTGCTCGGATCACGCTTGAGAACCGCGACCCATTGCAGGCGGCCATTGTCTATTATCAAATCAGCTACACCGAGACCTCCGTTCCGGAGGACTGCGCCTATTTCCATGCCCAGTTTCGTCGCAGCAATCCGGTAGGATACAAGGAATTGCACACGCTGGTCGACGGGGTTCAGGGACACGGCCACTATGTTGGCACGTATATGGCTCGTGGCGTCAATAACTCGGGATGGTGGGGTGAGGGTGAAATCAAGTTCTTCCTGGACGACGACACGGACTTTCCCACTATTTGTGGCACGGGTACGGAGGACTACTTTCTGGGCGCGTTCAACTTCGACGTGGGCGTCGCCGTCAAGGGACGGGACAGCGCGTATGCGGAATACACGACGGCGTATGCGGGTGTTCCAGAAATCCAGAGGCCCGATGGGGTCTATAGATCGCAGCAACGCTTCGGGATGTATCGTTGGCACATCGTGGATCCGGTTCGGTTTGAGAAGCGCTTGAAGGTGGATATTCAGGCTCTGGGTTGGAGGGACTTTGGCCATTGGGGGGGAGATAGCGGCCAGCGTAGGTATCTGCCGTTGCAGGATGACATCTCGACTGTCGCGTTCTGGTACCAGACGCTGCCGACGGTACCGTTTCCACGCTTACCCGACCGGGATTTCCTGGAAGTCAACTGA
- a CDS encoding thiamine pyrophosphate-dependent enzyme has translation MSADELGAELDPNFDWRAVTRFVLRSRALDHVEETELYPGKRVLYQFTARGHDLAQVLLGSLLSHPHDAASAYYRSRPLLLTLGLSLDDALAGPMAFSGGFSNGRDIGVVCNLPGRLQGAKATVLPMSGDVGSQFTPAAGWAQALVYRRKQLGEPAYAGAMAAVLGGEGAVATNGFWSALTMATTLRLPLLFYIEDNRYAISVPADKQTPGGNIAENLQSFASLQIFDGSGSDPAEAAAKLHAAVTAVRQERGPALIRLTVPRLSGHSGQDTQAYKSPEELQRERASDPLNRLHDYLVPALLSESEWQAQEQSAAGEVAEALKRVSARPKPDPGSIRRYVFRERRPDGSPDVALQGGLAPEGHRFPASSALPEPEPRRINMVAAIRRTLEVELATNPKCLVFGEDVGPKGGVHAATTGLHERFGEARVFDTSLSEEGIVGRAVGMAAAGLLPVAEIQFRKYADPATEQLNNCGTIRWRTYNRFAAPIVVRLPGGFFKCGDPWHSVTSEVIFAHAVGWQVICPSNAEDAVGLLRAAMRSDNPSVFFEYRNLLDAPSARRPYPGDHYVLPLGKLCVARPGTQLSVVTWGALVERCQRAAEQSGVDAEVLDLRTLVPWDKDRVLESVRRTGRCLIVHEDMLTAGFGAEVAAVLAKEAFFDLDAPVQRVAAPDVPIPYNVELMDAVVPSVDRIAEEMVLLAEI, from the coding sequence GTGTCCGCAGACGAGCTCGGCGCAGAGCTTGATCCGAACTTCGACTGGAGGGCGGTCACCCGCTTCGTGCTCCGCTCGAGAGCCCTCGATCACGTCGAAGAGACCGAGCTCTACCCCGGCAAGCGCGTACTGTATCAGTTCACCGCGCGCGGCCACGATCTGGCGCAGGTGCTCTTGGGCAGCCTGCTCAGCCACCCGCACGATGCCGCCAGCGCCTATTATCGCTCGCGGCCCCTGCTGCTGACGCTGGGTCTGTCGCTCGACGATGCGCTGGCGGGCCCCATGGCTTTCTCCGGCGGGTTCAGCAACGGCAGGGACATCGGAGTCGTGTGCAACCTGCCTGGCCGGCTCCAAGGCGCCAAGGCCACGGTCTTGCCCATGTCCGGTGACGTCGGGTCGCAGTTCACGCCTGCCGCCGGCTGGGCCCAGGCGCTCGTGTACCGTCGCAAGCAGCTTGGTGAGCCGGCCTATGCGGGCGCGATGGCCGCGGTCCTGGGCGGCGAGGGAGCCGTAGCGACCAACGGCTTCTGGTCGGCGCTCACCATGGCGACGACCCTGCGCCTGCCCTTGCTCTTCTACATCGAGGACAACCGTTACGCGATTTCCGTGCCCGCCGACAAGCAGACCCCCGGGGGCAACATCGCCGAGAATCTGCAGTCGTTCGCCAGCCTGCAGATCTTCGACGGCAGCGGCAGCGATCCTGCCGAAGCGGCAGCCAAGCTCCATGCCGCCGTGACCGCGGTGCGACAGGAGCGGGGACCGGCCCTGATCCGTCTGACGGTGCCTCGTCTGAGCGGGCACTCGGGTCAAGACACGCAGGCCTACAAGTCGCCCGAGGAGCTGCAGCGAGAGCGGGCGTCCGACCCCTTGAACAGGCTCCATGACTACCTGGTGCCGGCGCTGCTTTCCGAGAGCGAGTGGCAGGCGCAGGAGCAGAGCGCCGCGGGGGAAGTAGCGGAGGCGCTGAAGCGGGTCAGCGCACGCCCCAAGCCCGACCCCGGGAGCATCCGGCGTTACGTCTTTCGCGAGCGCCGGCCCGATGGCTCCCCCGATGTGGCCCTGCAGGGCGGGCTCGCGCCCGAGGGTCATCGCTTTCCGGCGTCCAGCGCGCTGCCCGAGCCGGAGCCGCGTCGCATCAACATGGTGGCCGCGATTCGGCGCACGCTGGAAGTCGAGCTCGCGACCAATCCCAAGTGCCTCGTGTTTGGAGAGGACGTTGGCCCCAAGGGTGGGGTGCACGCCGCCACCACGGGACTGCACGAACGCTTCGGCGAGGCGCGCGTGTTCGACACCAGCCTCTCGGAAGAGGGCATCGTCGGCCGCGCTGTGGGCATGGCTGCAGCTGGGCTATTGCCGGTGGCCGAGATCCAGTTCCGAAAGTACGCCGATCCCGCCACCGAACAGCTCAACAACTGCGGGACGATTCGCTGGCGCACCTACAACCGCTTTGCCGCGCCGATCGTGGTGCGCTTGCCCGGCGGCTTCTTCAAGTGCGGTGATCCCTGGCACAGCGTCACGAGCGAGGTGATCTTTGCCCACGCGGTCGGCTGGCAGGTGATCTGCCCTTCCAACGCCGAGGACGCGGTCGGCCTCTTGCGCGCGGCCATGCGCAGCGATAACCCGAGCGTGTTCTTCGAGTACCGCAACCTGCTGGACGCCCCGAGCGCGCGGCGGCCCTATCCGGGTGACCACTACGTCCTGCCGCTGGGGAAGCTGTGCGTGGCACGGCCCGGAACGCAGCTGAGCGTGGTCACCTGGGGTGCGCTGGTAGAGCGCTGCCAGCGAGCAGCCGAGCAGTCCGGTGTCGACGCCGAGGTACTGGATCTGCGCACGCTGGTTCCCTGGGACAAGGACCGGGTGCTCGAGTCGGTCCGCAGGACGGGCCGCTGC
- the purQ gene encoding phosphoribosylformylglycinamidine synthase subunit PurQ, with product MRVAVVVFPGSNADWDALYTLRDIAGADARYVFHKEHELGPVDAVVVPGGFSYGDYLRCGAIACFSPIAGALREFAARGGPVLGICNGFQILTELGLLPGALTRNLRLRFECRDVTVRVEAPGVFTAGLRRGTVLRMPIAHAEGRYHCDAGTLAVLEAEQRVAFRYCSADGVLGREPTVNGSLAEIAGIYNERRNVLGLMPHPERAAEALLGSDDGLALFRSLEAHLGASPRLGRA from the coding sequence TTGCGAGTTGCGGTCGTGGTGTTTCCGGGGTCGAACGCGGACTGGGATGCCTTGTACACGCTGCGGGATATCGCGGGTGCAGACGCGCGCTATGTGTTCCACAAGGAACACGAGCTTGGCCCCGTGGACGCGGTGGTAGTGCCCGGCGGCTTCTCGTACGGCGACTACCTGCGCTGCGGCGCCATCGCCTGCTTCAGTCCCATCGCGGGCGCGCTCCGGGAGTTCGCGGCGCGGGGAGGTCCCGTGCTCGGCATCTGCAATGGGTTTCAGATTCTGACCGAGCTTGGGCTGTTGCCAGGAGCCTTGACCCGCAACCTGCGGCTGCGCTTTGAATGCCGGGACGTGACCGTGCGGGTGGAGGCGCCCGGAGTGTTCACCGCTGGCCTGCGGCGCGGCACGGTGCTGCGCATGCCGATCGCCCACGCCGAAGGACGCTACCACTGCGATGCCGGCACGCTGGCGGTGCTGGAGGCCGAGCAACGGGTAGCTTTCCGCTATTGTAGCGCCGACGGGGTGCTGGGCAGGGAGCCGACGGTCAACGGTTCGCTGGCTGAGATCGCGGGCATCTACAACGAGCGCCGCAACGTGCTCGGGCTGATGCCCCATCCCGAGCGGGCCGCTGAGGCGCTGCTCGGCAGCGACGATGGGCTGGCGTTGTTTCGCTCTCTCGAGGCGCACCTTGGCGCTTCCCCGAGGCTCGGTCGAGCATGA
- the paaB gene encoding 1,2-phenylacetyl-CoA epoxidase subunit B, translating into MSTNDGDRPSSWHSDQWPLWEVFVQPATGKPHEHAGSVHAPDAELALQNARDVYTRRSEGTNLWVVPSEAIVASLAEDAEAFFDPADDKIYRHPQFYKVPRGTRDL; encoded by the coding sequence ATGTCGACCAACGACGGTGACCGGCCCTCGAGCTGGCACTCCGATCAATGGCCCTTGTGGGAAGTCTTCGTGCAGCCAGCCACCGGCAAACCCCACGAGCATGCTGGCAGCGTTCACGCACCAGACGCCGAGCTTGCGCTTCAAAACGCGCGCGATGTCTACACCCGCCGCAGCGAGGGAACCAACCTCTGGGTCGTTCCGTCCGAAGCGATCGTGGCGAGCCTGGCCGAGGACGCGGAGGCCTTCTTCGATCCTGCCGATGACAAGATCTACCGCCATCCCCAGTTCTACAAGGTACCACGGGGGACCAGGGACCTATGA
- a CDS encoding rubrerythrin family protein codes for MTQLKGSKTEQNLKDAFAGESQANRRYLYFSKVADVEGYPDVAGLFRDTADGETGHAHGHLDYLKQVGDPATGKPIGGTDKNLAAAVAGETYEYTEMYPTMARSAREEGFEDIAEWFETLAKAEKSHAGRFQKALDNLD; via the coding sequence ATGACTCAGTTGAAAGGATCCAAGACCGAGCAGAACCTCAAGGACGCGTTTGCCGGCGAGTCCCAGGCCAACCGGCGCTACCTCTATTTTTCCAAGGTCGCGGATGTGGAGGGCTATCCCGACGTGGCCGGCCTGTTCCGCGATACCGCCGACGGTGAGACCGGGCACGCGCACGGTCACCTTGACTACTTGAAGCAGGTGGGCGATCCGGCGACGGGCAAACCGATCGGGGGCACGGACAAGAACCTCGCGGCTGCCGTAGCAGGCGAGACCTACGAATACACCGAGATGTATCCCACCATGGCCAGGTCCGCGCGGGAGGAGGGCTTCGAAGACATCGCGGAGTGGTTCGAGACGCTCGCCAAAGCCGAGAAATCGCACGCCGGGCGCTTTCAAAAGGCGCTGGACAACCTCGACTGA